In Vibrio echinoideorum, the following proteins share a genomic window:
- a CDS encoding helix-turn-helix domain-containing protein yields MSQYHPTLQSDWHRADIKAALEKKGLSYAGLARSSGLKSGTLHNAIARHWPKGEKIIADAIGVTPQEIWPSRYQSNAA; encoded by the coding sequence ATGTCTCAATATCATCCAACACTACAATCAGATTGGCATCGTGCTGACATCAAAGCAGCCCTTGAAAAGAAAGGGCTTAGCTATGCTGGCTTAGCTCGAAGTTCGGGACTTAAGTCAGGCACTTTGCATAACGCTATCGCAAGACACTGGCCTAAAGGTGAGAAGATCATCGCAGACGCTATAGGGGTTACTCCACAAGAGATCTGGCCTAGCCGCTACCAAAGCAACGCAGCTTAA